Sequence from the Balaenoptera acutorostrata chromosome 4, mBalAcu1.1, whole genome shotgun sequence genome:
CAGTAACAATTCTGTgctgtaaatataaaaatgtttaaagagaatACTGACAAATAAGGTTTATAGAAAGATCATATTAACTTAAGACTTGGCTATGGCTAAAGATGGGAGagcaaaatgtatttgaaatttgaCAGAATTTTTACTTCACAATAACTTAATATTACTGATAAAAGTGAAGGGGCAGTTGAAAATGGGTAATACTGAAATAACTGTTAACTAGCTTATGGAATAATGTGTTCATAGTTAGCCAAAGATAGCAGAAGACTAAAATGGTGCTCTGAAGTTCTGACATGGCACTTACAGCTGCAAGTTGCTAGGTTACAAGCAAGGTGTACACAGATggaaatgaacaaataatataaaaagtctATGTAGATAGATAGgagattcatattttatttctccagTGACATATTTACAGTTGAATATAAATTAAAGGCCTACTTGCACACCAAAGCCAAGTCCTTTAGGTGGTTCAGTCAAAGAGGTAAGACCTCCAGCTGGCTCACACAAGAAGCGTCCACTCCTTGGCCCAGGTTTTGGGATTTTGCCAGCCTTGAGTTCATCAATAATTTTTTCAATATCCTTAGGTGTCAGATCCTCAAAGTAGTTGTCATTTATTTGAACCATTGGTGTGTTTACACAGGCCCCTGAACATTGCACTTCTGTAAGAGTGAAAAGTTTGTCTGGTGTAGTCTCTCCAACCTTTATTCCAAGCTTCTTCTGAATGGCCTCCAGTATGCTGTTGGAGTTACAAAGCACGCAAGGCGTAGTAGTGCAGACTTGAACATATTTTCCAACTGGCTTTTGGTCATACAATGTATAAAAAGTTGCTACTTCATATACTCTCAATGGAGGTACTTGTAAAACTTCTGCAACCTTGTTCATAGCAGAGATGGGCAGCCATCCATTCTGTCTTTGGGCTAAATCCAGGCCTGGAAGCACAGCTGCTGCTTTATGCCCTTCTGGGTAGTTTTTTACAATGGCCTCTATCCTCTTATAGTTTTCCGGTGTGAAATCAAATGGAGTAGCTGGGTTATTCTCAGGAGTATATCTGTGCACAAATAAggctcctccagctccgttctgCACAGCTGTCTTATGCAAATTCCTTATATGTCTTCCCCACTGGGCAGCGAAGCCAGCCGCGCGGGCCCAGAGCACCGCGGAGAGGAACATGGCAGGCCAAGCTGCGGGCCTTCGGGCCGCGCCAGGCCTACTGTTATGTTTTTAATCCACTGTCTGAAAGACTAACTGAGCTATAATTAGACAGACTGACTCTCACAATCACCTGGCTCTTAAGAGCTGTTTGCTTCCGTTGCCCCCAGATGACTCAGGGgcgagaagggaggagagaggcgCTGAGTTCATTCTCCATCCTTCATCCAACAGGACTGTCTGAGCCCCTGGGCCGGTGGTGCCAGCAGGGGACCAGACACCAAGCTGActgggccctgccctcagggagggaCACTCAGGTGACTGAAAACAGTAAGGGGGGACCTAGTGCTGACGTGACGTGGAAGAGGGGCCACTCGGGGTTAAGTGATGCAGGAGAAAGAGCAGTACTAAGAGAAGGCCTGGCCTGGGAATCAGACCACAAGGGAGCAGATTCCAGTTCTGTTGCTGATTAATTCTGTGACCCTGGGGAAATTATTTCACTTCTCTAGAcctcagtgttttcatttgttaGTGCGGATGATACAGTGTGCCTCGTGAGGCTGTGACGCCGAGAAGACGAGATAACAGGTGGGAAACATCATCCAGGCTGTAGGCGCCACAGGAACCCAGGGTCTGGAGAGTAGGGAACTCGCTAGAGCTTGAGGCAGTTGAGGAAGACTGAATGGAAGAAGGGGACTTGGGCAGGCGAGGAGCAGTGAGCTAACAGCACCACCTACCCAGAATGCCGGGCTCCCCCCTCAACTCTCCACCACCCTTTCACAACGGCCCAGCCGCAGAGCACGGCGCCGTCAGGACCCACTGCCCATGGAGGCCCCCTGAAGACAGGGACCCCATCTTTGGCATCTTGGCCTCCGTCCACTCATAGTGCGGGGCctggcattcagtaaatactcAGGAACGTTTGTGGAATTCAACAGTCATTCTCTAGATTAGTTTATGAAGACATCACAGCTCATGATTCAAGAAAACTGATTCATTTGTCTCTGTTCTACTTTCCTTTGTGATGCAGAAACAAATCAGTAATTGACATCCCATATGAGTTTTCTGAAAAAAAGTAAGTGCCAATAGGTGAGAATCCAGCTGCCCAGGCCAGAGGGGAGCAGGTTGCCTCAGGGGGTAGATGAGAATGGGCCCCAGGCCAGCTCGGACCCGGCGGCCTGCCTGCCTTCACACTGCCCACCCCACACGCAAATGTGAGCACAACTGCCACTTTCCCTCCTGCACTAAAGACAATGATCACAACTACCTAGAAACTAGGAAGGGTGATGACCCAGGAGCCCGGAGGTCAGCAAGCCCATGTGGTGACACGGCTGCCTCCTAGAAGCTGCCCTAAAccgggaaggagaagagagacaggcCACAAGGTGGAGTCTCGGGGGACCTGCTGCTCTCAGAGGTGGCCCTGGGGAGCAGAGGTCAGGAACCTGATGGTGACCTTAGGGAAGG
This genomic interval carries:
- the LOC102999219 gene encoding NADH dehydrogenase [ubiquinone] flavoprotein 2, mitochondrial-like, whose protein sequence is MFLSAVLWARAAGFAAQWGRHIRNLHKTAVQNGAGGALFVHRYTPENNPATPFDFTPENYKRIEAIVKNYPEGHKAAAVLPGLDLAQRQNGWLPISAMNKVAEVLQVPPLRVYEVATFYTLYDQKPVGKYVQVCTTTPCVLCNSNSILEAIQKKLGIKVGETTPDKLFTLTEVQCSGACVNTPMVQINDNYFEDLTPKDIEKIIDELKAGKIPKPGPRSGRFLCEPAGGLTSLTEPPKGLGFGVQVGL